A window of Bdellovibrionota bacterium genomic DNA:
GCCAAATCGCTCGCAAAATTAAGCTCAGGCTTTCGTATTAATCAAGCAGCCGACGACGCTGCAGGATTAGCGATCAGTGAAAATCTCAAAGCACAAATTAGAGGACTTGGGAAGGCATCACAAAATGCTCTCGATGGTATTTCTTTGGTGCAAGTCGCAGAAGGTGGTTTGAACGAAGTTTCAAACATGCTGATTCGTCTCAGAGAATTAGCGATCCAAGCCGCTTCTGATACGGTAGGCAATACCGAAAGAAAATTTGTCGATGTCGAATATCAACAATTAAAAAACGAGATTCAACGTATTAGTGAAGTCACAAACTTCAACGGCACGGATCTTTTGAACGGGACGGGCGGAATCATGGACATCCAAGTGGGTATCCATAATGATGCCTTCAAAGATAGAATTTCATTCAATGCCGGTGCAGCTAATGCTTCTCTGGAAGCTTTAGGAATCAATGCCGAAGCCGTGTCATCAAAAGAACAAGCTCAGGTCAGCATCTCCGCAGTGGATGATGCCATTGTGAGA
This region includes:
- a CDS encoding flagellin, which produces MGIRISTNVASLNAQRNLRGTQLDLAKSLAKLSSGFRINQAADDAAGLAISENLKAQIRGLGKASQNALDGISLVQVAEGGLNEVSNMLIRLRELAIQAASDTVGNTERKFVDVEYQQLKNEIQRISEVTNFNGTDLLNGTGGIMDIQVGIHNDAFKDRISFNAGAANASLEALGINAEAVSSKEQAQVSISAVDDAIVRVNAIRANFGALQNRMQSTISNIAISEENLSAANSRIRDTDVAKESAELTKNNILLQAGLSVLQQANSIQSAALKLLD